A part of Arthrobacter dokdonellae genomic DNA contains:
- a CDS encoding DnaJ family domain-containing protein, translated as MASGSTQRRLRDHALEVARYRDARDAAETPVPADEYAQAAGRTFDAEGDGRDTTPRAFHESDQVWEVANNAIDAAMARGDFDNLAYAGKPIPGLGGTDDPDWWIKGLLQREHVSGLGPPALMLRKEDAELDSTLDAEASGARVRAILADFNARIIEARRQLTGGPPVTTRLRDVDAELAAWRARAEARAAPAQRAGAPSTEPGPVPARRSRMARLFRRRTR; from the coding sequence ATGGCAAGCGGCAGCACGCAACGCAGATTGCGCGACCATGCCCTCGAGGTGGCCCGGTACCGGGACGCCCGGGATGCTGCGGAGACGCCCGTACCGGCCGATGAATACGCCCAGGCCGCCGGCCGCACCTTCGACGCGGAGGGCGACGGGCGGGATACCACGCCGCGGGCCTTTCATGAATCGGACCAGGTCTGGGAGGTTGCCAACAATGCCATTGATGCAGCGATGGCCCGCGGGGACTTCGACAACCTGGCCTACGCCGGCAAGCCCATCCCCGGCCTGGGCGGCACCGATGATCCCGACTGGTGGATCAAGGGGCTGCTGCAACGCGAACACGTCAGCGGGCTCGGCCCTCCCGCACTGATGCTGCGCAAGGAGGACGCTGAACTCGACTCGACACTGGACGCCGAGGCCTCCGGGGCGCGCGTGCGGGCCATCCTGGCCGACTTCAACGCACGGATCATCGAGGCCCGCCGCCAACTGACGGGCGGCCCGCCCGTGACCACCCGGCTGCGGGACGTCGACGCCGAACTCGCCGCGTGGCGTGCCCGGGCCGAAGCACGGGCGGCCCCGGCCCAGCGGGCCGGAGCCCCCTCCACGGAACCCGGTCCGGTTCCCGCCCGCCGCAGCCGCATGGCGCGGCTGTTCCGCCGCCGCACACGCTAG
- a CDS encoding phospho-sugar mutase yields the protein MTHSSQIRSESAAALETAALSAAAAQWASHDPDPATAAQLRVLVARSSSSKEAAAELEDSFDGNLQFGTAGLRAAMGPGPNRMNRTVVRRAAAGVSAHLLDLARHQGGTHDGATASQPESAQRAPAYVPRAVVGYDARHNSEAFARETAAIFTEAGIETFLLPAPLPTPVLAYAVRHLDCEAGVMVTASHNPSKDNGYKVYLGGRAVAPEARGVQIVAPHDARIAAHIAEVSHTTEAGDTSAIALADAGWSVLGDEIAESYKTAVTALADPGKFPARELHIVHTSMHGVGHDTALDVLTRAGFTGIHAVAEQSAPDPDFPTVAFPNPEEPGAMDLAFALAEKVGADVVLANDPDADRAAVGALDPATGQWSKFHGDEVGALLGAHLAARGGRAGTGTTPDTAQVPVFANSIVSSRLLARIAASAGYRHQQTLTGFKWISRVPGLTFGYEEALGYCVAPEVVRDKDGMSAGLLIAEMAAALKAAGRTLFDVLDDLALEHGLHASGQISIRVEDLGQITAMMTRLRAQPPTAFDGSPVTEFTDLAVGTPELPATDGVLYLTASGSRVIVRPSGTEPKLKCYLEVMVPVAGRGDLDAARREAARALEFVAADVKAALGQ from the coding sequence GTGACCCATTCCTCGCAGATCCGTTCCGAGTCCGCCGCAGCACTCGAAACCGCCGCACTCTCCGCCGCAGCCGCGCAGTGGGCGTCCCACGACCCCGACCCGGCCACGGCCGCCCAATTGCGCGTGCTCGTGGCGCGTTCCAGCAGCAGCAAGGAGGCGGCCGCCGAGCTCGAGGACAGCTTCGACGGCAATCTGCAGTTCGGCACGGCCGGGCTCCGCGCCGCCATGGGCCCGGGCCCGAACCGCATGAACCGGACCGTGGTGCGCCGCGCCGCCGCAGGCGTGTCCGCCCACCTGCTCGACCTGGCCCGGCACCAAGGCGGGACGCACGACGGCGCCACCGCCTCCCAGCCGGAATCAGCCCAGCGGGCCCCCGCCTACGTCCCCCGCGCGGTGGTCGGCTACGACGCCCGGCACAACTCGGAGGCCTTTGCCCGGGAGACCGCGGCCATCTTCACGGAGGCAGGCATTGAGACGTTCCTCCTCCCGGCGCCGCTGCCCACCCCTGTCCTGGCCTATGCCGTCCGCCACCTGGACTGCGAGGCCGGTGTCATGGTCACCGCCAGCCACAACCCGTCCAAGGACAACGGCTACAAGGTCTACCTCGGCGGCCGTGCCGTGGCGCCGGAGGCCCGCGGCGTGCAGATCGTGGCGCCGCATGATGCCCGCATTGCCGCGCACATCGCGGAGGTTTCACACACCACGGAGGCCGGCGACACCTCCGCCATCGCCCTGGCTGACGCCGGTTGGAGCGTGCTGGGCGACGAGATTGCCGAAAGCTACAAGACGGCCGTGACGGCACTGGCCGACCCCGGGAAGTTCCCCGCACGGGAACTGCACATCGTGCACACGTCCATGCACGGCGTGGGGCATGACACCGCGCTGGATGTGCTGACCAGGGCCGGATTCACCGGCATCCACGCGGTCGCTGAACAGTCCGCCCCGGACCCGGACTTCCCCACCGTCGCCTTCCCCAACCCGGAGGAACCCGGCGCCATGGACCTGGCGTTCGCCCTCGCCGAGAAGGTCGGGGCCGACGTCGTGCTGGCCAACGATCCCGACGCCGACCGGGCCGCCGTCGGCGCCCTGGACCCGGCCACCGGCCAGTGGAGCAAATTCCACGGCGACGAGGTTGGCGCCCTGCTCGGCGCCCACCTGGCCGCCCGCGGGGGCCGTGCCGGAACAGGCACAACGCCGGACACCGCCCAGGTGCCCGTGTTCGCCAACTCGATCGTGTCCAGCAGGCTCCTGGCCCGGATTGCCGCCTCCGCGGGATACCGGCATCAGCAGACTTTGACGGGCTTCAAGTGGATTTCGCGCGTGCCGGGACTGACATTCGGCTACGAGGAGGCGCTGGGGTACTGCGTGGCCCCCGAGGTGGTCAGGGACAAGGACGGCATGTCCGCCGGACTGCTCATCGCCGAGATGGCTGCCGCGCTCAAGGCCGCGGGCCGCACCCTGTTTGACGTGCTGGACGACCTTGCCCTGGAGCACGGGCTGCACGCAAGCGGCCAAATCAGCATCCGGGTGGAGGACCTTGGCCAGATCACCGCCATGATGACCCGGCTGCGCGCCCAGCCGCCCACCGCCTTCGACGGCTCCCCCGTCACGGAATTCACCGACCTGGCCGTGGGAACCCCGGAGCTGCCCGCCACCGACGGCGTCCTGTACCTGACAGCCAGCGGCAGCCGCGTGATCGTGCGCCCCAGCGGCACCGAGCCGAAGCTCAAATGCTACCTGGAGGTCATGGTGCCGGTGGCCGGCCGCGGGGATTTGGACGCCGCCCGCAGGGAGGCCGCCCGCGCCCTGGAGTTCGTGGCGGCGGACGTCAAGGCGGCGCTGGGACAGTAG
- a CDS encoding purine-nucleoside phosphorylase — translation MNTPETFAETGPTELARRAAAHIAQATGVEEHDLALVLGSGWGEAAGLIGETTATVNAADVPGFSAPAVAGHVGTLTSIRTPDGKNVLVLGSRTHFYEGKGVRAVVHGVRTAAAAGARTMVLTNGCGGLNESWAPGTPVLISDHINLTATSPLEGATFVDLTDLYSSRLRSVAREVDPSLDEGVYAQFTGPHYETPAEVQYAKRIGADLVGMSTALEAIAARAAGMEVFGISLVTNLAAGISPVPLSHAEVIEAGQAAGPRISRLLADIIARL, via the coding sequence GTGAACACACCAGAGACTTTTGCCGAAACCGGCCCGACGGAGCTCGCCCGTCGGGCCGCCGCCCACATTGCCCAGGCCACGGGCGTGGAAGAGCACGACCTCGCCCTGGTCCTGGGCTCCGGCTGGGGTGAGGCGGCCGGCCTCATCGGCGAGACCACCGCCACCGTCAACGCCGCCGACGTGCCCGGGTTCTCCGCCCCGGCGGTGGCCGGCCATGTGGGCACCCTCACCTCCATCCGCACCCCGGATGGCAAGAACGTGCTGGTGCTGGGCTCGCGCACGCATTTCTATGAAGGCAAGGGCGTCCGTGCCGTGGTCCACGGCGTCCGGACCGCGGCCGCCGCCGGCGCCAGGACCATGGTGCTGACCAACGGCTGTGGCGGGCTCAACGAGTCATGGGCCCCGGGCACGCCGGTGCTGATCAGCGACCACATCAACCTCACGGCCACCTCGCCGCTGGAAGGCGCCACGTTTGTTGACCTGACCGACCTTTACTCCTCCCGCCTGCGCTCGGTGGCCCGCGAGGTGGATCCGTCGCTGGACGAGGGCGTATACGCCCAGTTCACCGGCCCCCACTATGAGACCCCGGCCGAGGTGCAGTACGCCAAGCGGATCGGAGCCGACCTGGTGGGCATGTCGACCGCGCTGGAGGCCATCGCCGCCCGCGCCGCGGGCATGGAGGTGTTCGGCATCTCCCTGGTCACCAACCTGGCCGCCGGCATCAGCCCGGTGCCGCTCAGCCACGCCGAGGTGATCGAGGCCGGCCAAGCCGCGGGCCCGCGCATCTCACGCCTGCTCGCGGACATCATCGCCAGGCTGTAG
- a CDS encoding NAD(P)H-quinone dehydrogenase, which translates to MVAAAMGAQVTVVERAGLGGAAVLTDVVPSKTLIATAESMNRSIDSAELGVSFNANDGDLKTALRADLKLVNARVKLLAREQSTDIRRGLEALGVRIVIGSGRLLDRRTIEVDRGETKEIIKADAVLLSVGAHPRELATARPDGERILNWTQIYDLDELPEELIVVGSGVTGAEFASAFNGLGSKVTLISSREQVLPGEDSDAAAVLEDVFARRGLTVLSRSRAEAVERTADGVIVTLGDGSRITGTHCLVCVGSIPNTTGIGLEAAGVELTRSGHIKVDGVSRTSAPNVYAAGDCTGVLALASVAAMQGRIAVAHLQGDAVRPLKLTQVSSNIFTSPEIASVGVSEAELASGRYQGDVVKLSLQTNARAKMRNVNDGFVKIIARKGSGTVIGGVVVGAGACELIFPIALAVAQKLHVDDVANTFTVYPSLSGSIAEAARRLHVHM; encoded by the coding sequence ATGGTCGCCGCCGCGATGGGCGCCCAGGTGACCGTCGTCGAACGAGCGGGCCTGGGTGGCGCCGCCGTGCTGACGGACGTGGTCCCGTCCAAGACGCTGATCGCCACGGCCGAATCCATGAACCGCAGCATCGACTCCGCCGAACTGGGTGTGAGCTTCAACGCGAACGACGGCGACCTCAAGACCGCGCTGCGCGCGGACCTCAAGCTGGTCAACGCACGCGTGAAGCTGCTGGCCCGCGAGCAGTCCACGGACATCCGCCGCGGCCTCGAGGCGCTGGGCGTGCGCATTGTCATCGGCAGCGGCCGCCTGCTTGACCGCCGCACCATCGAGGTGGACCGCGGCGAGACCAAGGAAATCATCAAGGCCGACGCCGTGCTGCTCTCCGTCGGCGCCCACCCGCGCGAGCTGGCCACGGCCCGGCCCGACGGGGAACGGATCCTGAACTGGACCCAGATCTACGACCTCGACGAACTGCCCGAGGAACTCATCGTGGTGGGCTCGGGCGTCACCGGCGCCGAATTTGCCTCCGCGTTCAACGGCCTCGGCTCCAAGGTCACCTTGATTTCCAGCCGGGAGCAGGTGCTGCCCGGCGAGGATTCCGACGCCGCCGCCGTCCTGGAGGACGTGTTTGCGCGAAGGGGCCTGACAGTGCTTTCGCGGTCCCGCGCCGAGGCCGTCGAGCGCACGGCCGACGGCGTCATCGTCACCCTTGGCGACGGCAGCAGGATCACCGGCACCCACTGCCTGGTCTGTGTCGGCTCCATCCCGAACACCACGGGAATCGGTCTGGAGGCGGCCGGGGTCGAGCTGACCCGCAGCGGCCACATCAAGGTTGACGGCGTCTCCCGCACCAGTGCCCCGAACGTGTACGCGGCGGGCGACTGCACGGGTGTGCTGGCGCTGGCGTCGGTGGCCGCGATGCAGGGCCGCATCGCCGTGGCGCACCTTCAGGGCGACGCGGTCCGCCCCCTGAAGCTCACGCAGGTCTCCTCCAACATCTTCACGTCCCCGGAAATCGCCTCGGTGGGCGTCTCCGAGGCCGAGCTGGCCTCCGGCCGGTATCAGGGCGACGTGGTCAAGCTGTCCCTGCAGACCAACGCGCGGGCCAAGATGCGCAACGTCAACGACGGCTTCGTCAAGATCATTGCCCGCAAGGGCTCCGGGACCGTAATCGGCGGCGTCGTGGTGGGTGCCGGCGCCTGCGAGCTGATCTTCCCCATCGCCCTGGCCGTGGCGCAGAAGCTGCACGTGGACGACGTCGCCAACACGTTCACGGTGTACCCGTCACTGTCTGGTTCCATCGCGGAGGCCGCCCGCCGCCTCCACGTCCACATGTAG
- a CDS encoding sensor histidine kinase: protein MTAAVAVLAVLVTGLVAFPLIRSAAVEQARQQLARQADAYAAAPAASRALDLRERSLLGPDTYNLSTISASGTVKGAAARLLAPADVAQVLSGQKVTRTLDTGGGQVLVEARALKRGGGVVLTRSLRDVNAAAAQVLQRTLLALAIGLLIAVLAGTFLARRLSRPLVRTAEAARRIAAGERTVELAPSGMTEVRAIGEAVNTLDHALLASEARQHEFLLSISHEIRTPLTAVRGYAEAMVDGLVPPDDIARVGRVLAAETDRLDGFVRDLLALARLEAEDFALEVGAVDVAALLDQVKDAWRGAAVQAGVQLEVLLPAGGGPLHVVTDGQRLRQIIDALVGNALRVTPEGKPLVLEAKLEYPQAAPVSAAGPGKGPAHGPGPAVVAVDVRDSGPGLTVQDAAVAFERGVLYRRYAGQRPVGSGLGLSIAARLAQRLGLRLTVEPVGTETAGACFCIRLPRGAGPE from the coding sequence GTGACGGCGGCCGTCGCCGTCCTGGCGGTGCTCGTCACGGGGCTGGTTGCCTTTCCCCTCATCAGGTCGGCCGCCGTGGAGCAGGCCCGGCAGCAGCTCGCCCGCCAGGCCGACGCCTACGCGGCGGCCCCCGCGGCATCGCGCGCGTTGGACCTGCGGGAACGCTCCCTGCTGGGGCCGGACACGTACAACCTGTCCACCATCAGCGCCTCCGGAACCGTCAAGGGCGCCGCCGCCCGCCTCCTGGCGCCGGCCGACGTCGCACAGGTGCTCAGCGGGCAAAAGGTGACGCGCACCCTGGACACGGGCGGCGGCCAGGTGCTCGTGGAAGCACGGGCCCTGAAGCGGGGCGGCGGCGTGGTGTTGACCCGTTCGCTGCGGGATGTCAACGCGGCGGCCGCCCAGGTGCTGCAGCGCACGCTGCTGGCCCTGGCCATCGGGCTGTTGATTGCGGTCCTCGCCGGGACGTTCCTGGCGCGGCGACTCTCCCGCCCGCTGGTGCGCACCGCGGAGGCCGCCCGCCGCATCGCCGCCGGCGAGCGGACCGTCGAGCTGGCTCCGTCCGGCATGACCGAGGTGCGGGCCATCGGCGAGGCGGTCAACACCTTGGATCATGCCCTGCTGGCCAGTGAGGCCCGGCAGCACGAATTCCTGCTGTCCATCTCCCACGAGATCCGGACCCCGCTGACGGCGGTGCGGGGATACGCGGAGGCCATGGTCGACGGACTCGTCCCGCCCGACGACATCGCCCGCGTGGGACGGGTCCTCGCCGCTGAAACGGACCGGCTGGACGGATTTGTCCGGGACCTGCTGGCGCTGGCGCGCCTGGAGGCGGAGGATTTCGCCTTGGAGGTCGGTGCCGTCGATGTCGCGGCCCTCCTGGACCAGGTGAAGGACGCCTGGCGCGGGGCCGCCGTCCAGGCGGGCGTGCAGCTGGAAGTCCTCCTGCCGGCCGGTGGCGGACCGCTGCACGTCGTGACGGATGGGCAGCGCCTGCGGCAGATCATCGACGCCCTGGTCGGCAACGCGCTGCGGGTGACGCCGGAAGGAAAGCCGCTCGTGCTCGAAGCCAAGCTGGAATATCCGCAGGCAGCGCCGGTGTCCGCGGCAGGGCCGGGGAAGGGGCCGGCCCACGGTCCGGGACCCGCCGTCGTTGCGGTGGATGTGCGGGACAGCGGTCCCGGGCTGACCGTCCAGGACGCCGCCGTGGCGTTTGAACGGGGTGTCCTTTACCGGCGGTATGCCGGGCAGCGTCCAGTGGGCAGCGGGCTGGGGCTCTCCATCGCCGCCCGGCTGGCCCAGCGGCTGGGACTGCGGCTCACGGTGGAGCCGGTCGGCACGGAGACCGCCGGCGCCTGCTTTTGCATCCGGCTGCCGCGCGGCGCCGGCCCGGAATGA
- a CDS encoding response regulator transcription factor, with the protein MAQATGQAAPQSRGLILIVEDDGAIADVQRLYLHRAGFGVHIEATGEAGLEMIRSQRPVAIVLDVGLPGMDGIEFCRRLRARDDWTPIIFVTARDEEVDKILGLELGADDYMTKPFSPRELVARIKTVLRRGQAGPRSGVLCVGSVVLDPDNRTVTASGVPVELTAREFDVLAYLLATPGRVYSREQLLSAVWGQASYTPGRTVDVQIAALRSKLGAASPIHTLRGVGYTARSLPATSASP; encoded by the coding sequence ATGGCACAAGCGACCGGCCAGGCAGCGCCGCAGTCCCGCGGCCTGATCCTGATAGTGGAAGACGACGGCGCGATCGCGGACGTCCAGCGCCTGTACCTGCACCGCGCCGGCTTTGGCGTCCACATCGAGGCCACCGGTGAGGCGGGCCTCGAGATGATCCGCAGCCAGCGACCGGTTGCCATTGTCCTCGATGTGGGCCTGCCCGGCATGGACGGCATCGAATTCTGCCGCCGGCTGCGCGCCCGCGATGATTGGACCCCGATCATTTTCGTCACTGCCCGGGATGAGGAAGTGGACAAGATCCTGGGCTTGGAGCTGGGAGCGGATGACTACATGACCAAGCCGTTTTCCCCGCGCGAGCTGGTCGCCCGGATCAAGACGGTGCTCCGCCGCGGGCAGGCCGGTCCGCGCAGTGGCGTCCTGTGCGTCGGGTCCGTGGTGCTGGATCCGGACAACCGCACCGTTACCGCCAGCGGCGTTCCCGTGGAATTGACGGCCCGGGAATTCGATGTGCTGGCCTACCTGTTGGCCACGCCCGGGCGCGTCTACAGCCGTGAACAACTCCTCTCCGCGGTGTGGGGACAGGCGAGCTACACCCCCGGGCGGACTGTTGACGTCCAAATTGCCGCCCTCCGGTCGAAGCTGGGCGCCGCCAGCCCCATCCACACCCTGCGCGGGGTGGGCTACACCGCACGCAGCCTGCCGGCCACAAGCGCCAGTCCATGA